TTTCTCGGTCCAAGTAATTCGGGCGCTTGAACAGATTTAGCACCAGGCGCCCGAGCAAACCGATGACAAAGGACATGGCGAACAGCGGGATCGAGACATTTTCAAATTGGTTCCCAATAAACTGGTTCACCAGATACGCAATTAGGACACTGAATACGATGAACCCACCGTGCAGGGCCAACGGTTCGATCGCGGATGGGTTCGTGGTGGCCTTACCAATGGAAGGACGATCGTCTTCCTTCTCGATATATCCTTTGCGCAGCTCCTCGGGCAATTCTCCTGCCAGCTGCGAAGCGCGTCCGGTGCGAATACCCCAGTTAGCTACGATAACGCCGCCGATAATGGCGACAAGGGTGCCTACGGTAGCGGAAGTGAAGCCGAGGGAGGATGCCGCCTCGGCACCGACTCCCTCTAGAGACGAGCCCACCGCCGCAGCAGTACCGAAACCACCGACGAAGCCAACTGGGAGCATCATGCCAAACCAGTCTTCGGTGCCAAACAGCGGCTTGAACAAGAAGATGCCGATCAGGATGAAAAGGCCCCATTGGAACATGAACATGGTGGTAGAGAAGGCCCACATGTTGCGGGCCCCCTTAGCCACCGAGCCGCCCAGATCCATCGAGTACGCCATCGACGCGAAAACAACCGCGATCAGAAGTGTGGTGTAGGTGCCGATTTGGTCGGAGAAGTTGATCCAGCCCAGCACCTCGGGGCCAAGAACAAGTCCAATGAGGCCCGCAGTAATCGGGGCGGGAAGCAGCAGCTGTTGCAGGAGGTGGATGCGGTTTCGTAGGACGTTTCCAACGATCAACAGCAACGAAATCCAGCCGAAGTCAATCAAAAGATCATATGGCGTGTACTCCATGTGCAGCCTTTCGAATCATAAATACAGGAAAATGTGATGTGTATTGCAGCTATTTAAACAGAAAACACGGAGTCTGCGGTACTTTCCCGCAAGGTACAATAGGTGACATGTCACCAACAGAGTATCCAGTCATCATCATCGGCGCAGGCCAAGCGGGACTTGCGGCAGCCCACGAAGTGCAGCGCCGAGGAATTACCAATTTCCTAATCCTGGATGCCAACGACGGTCCCGGCGGAGCCTGGAGACATCGCTGGGACTCTCTAACATTAGGAAAATCGCACGGTATCGCCGACCTTCCCGGACTGCCTCTCGACCGCCCCGACCCGACGGTCCCCGCGAGTGAGGTCGTCGCCAAGTACTACGGAGCCTATGAACAAAACTTCGACCTCCCCGTCCACCGCCCGGCGCGCGTAGCCCAAGTCACGGGCACCGGGCCTTTTACCGGGCCTCTTACAGTCACGCTCGAATCGGGAGAACAATTCACCGCCGAGGTCGTCATCAACGCGACAGGTACGTGGGACAGCCCCTATATTCCGTATATCCCCGGGATCAACAAGTTCGCAGGGCAGCAGCTTCACACGAAGCACTACCGCCGAAAGGAAGACTTCGCAGGCAAGAGGACCCTGGTTGTCGGCGGTGGCCTGTCCGCGGTGCAATTCCTCCTTGAGCTCGAAAGCGTCACCGAAACGATCTGGGCCACGCGGCGCCCGCCACAGTTCGTCGACGGTTTCGGCGACAGCGATTGGGGCCTCAACGTGGAAAAACGCGTCCGCGAGAACACATTCGCAGGGAAGCTCCCGGCTTCGGTGGTAGCCAATACAGGCATTCCGCTTATCGACGATTACCTGGCCGGCGTTGAATCAGGAGCGCTAGTTTCGCGGGGCATGTTCAACGAGATCAACTCGACTGGCGTGCGTTTCGGGGCCAGTGATTCGTCGACAAGCAATCTTGTTGTGCCTGAGTCTTGGTCGCCTTTCCCTGCTGGACATGAGATCGATGTAGACGTCATTTTTTGGAACACGGGATTTCGGGCGCACCTTCCCCATCTGGCACCGCTGCAACTTCGCGAGCCAGGTGGCGGCATCACCATGGCCGACGAGGTGACACCTGCCAGAAACCCACGTGTGCTGCTTGCCGGCTACGGATCGACCGCGTCTACCGTAGGTGCCAACCGAGCCGGCCGATTGGCAGGCAGGGCTGCGGCACGACTGCTTAGTCAGTAGCGAATCGACATCCGGCCGTCGATTGCACCCGCACGCATGTCGTCGAACACCTGGTTAACATCCTCAAGCGCACACGTTCCGACCGTTGGTTTGATCTGTCCACGCGCATAGAAATCAAGCGCTTCTTGCATATCGAGGCGGGTTCCTACGAGAGATCCTCGAATAGTTAGACCCTTGAGGACAATATCAAAAATCGGAGCCGGGAAATCACCAGGCGGCAACCCTAAGAACACGATGGTGCCAGCTCGGCGAGCCATCCCAATCGCTTGTCCAAATGCCTTTGGATGAACCGCTGTAACCAGAACTCCATGGGCGCCGCCATCTGTAAACTCCTGCACAGCATCGGCAGGGTCACTGTCCTTTGCATTGATGACATGCTCTGCACCGTGCTTCTTAGCCAGCTCGAGCTTATCCTCTGCAATATCTACAGCAATTACTCGCAATCCCATGGCAACCGCATACTGAACGGCAATATGCCCCAGCCCACCGATACCGGAGATTACAACAAACTGCCCCGGACGCGCTTCGGTACGCTTCAAACCTTTGTAAACTGTAACCCCTGCGCAAAGGATCGGGGCAACTTCTACAGGGTCAGCCCCTCGGGAATGCGAGCCGCAAAACGAGTATCCACCAGCATGTACTCACCAAACGAGCCATCTTTTGTATACCCACCGTATTGCGCCGAAGGGCATAGAGTTTCTTGTCCAGATAGGCACAGGTCACACTCTCCACACGCAGACCAGAGCCATGCATTCCCAACAATGTCCCCCACTTCAACTGGATGCGTTCCAGGACCAAGAGCAACCACCTCGCCAACACCTTCGTGCCCCGGCACAAACGGTGGCTCTGGTTTAACCGGCCAATCGCCTTCGGCCGCGTGAAGATCCGTGTGACAGATTCCCGACGCGTGAAGCTTTACAAGTGCTTCATTCATTCCCAGCTCTGGGAGTTTATATTCCCTAACATTTACAACGGGACCAAATTCATCAACAACTGCTGCGGTGAAATTTTCGGGCAAAGAGTTGGTCATTTGAGTTACCTTTCAAGTATCAAATTGTTGGTGTCCCAAAACTAACAAAAGGAACAATGTGATCGCCAGCACAATTCCCTAATATTGAATATATCTTTCATTAACCGTCGTTTGGGCACCTTGCAACCACTTCTAGACCTTTGATTCAAATCGGCAAATCACACCGATACGGGGGATCTTGACCAATTCCGTACGGTCAAGCAGTCAAATCGTTCCCCTATCCGGCCAATAGTGAACTGAGCTTCAAATGAAGCGTCGGGTAAGGGCACCCGTCGCCATCAAGTTCATCGCGCCCGACTTGCACAAATCCGCGACTGCGATAAAAGGCGCAGGCTCCGCCGTTTTGCTCGTTCACGTCCACCGTGGTAACGCCGTGGTTTGAAATCGCCTCATGCAGAAGTCGTGTGCCAATTCCCCTACCGCGCGCCACGTTTTCGATAAAGAGCATTTCAAGATTGCCCTCTGCGATTCCTGCGAATCCGACCGGCTTCCCGTTCAACTCCGCAACAATGAGCGATACTGCGGGAAAATACATAGCTGCGAGATTCCCTTCGATGCGTTTGAAGTCCTCTTCAGTAAGAAAATCATGGGTTGCGCGGACGGCGCTTCGCCAAATTGCGACGAGTTCGGGATATTCGGTCGCGCCTTTTGCGGCTCGGATCGTCACCGCTGAATCATCGCCCATTTGGCCAGAGTGACACACTCTGGCCCGGGTAACAACCTGGCGCCCTGCATGAGCACCGCGGCATCAAACCGTAATCTTGACTACCCTTGTTGATATATCACTAACACGAAGGAGAAGAAGATGAAGGCTTTTGGATTCTTAAGTTTTGGGCATTATGCATTTGGTGGCCAAGGAGAAGCTTCGGCGGCAAGGTCCTTAAAAACCATCTAGAGATAGCGAAGGCAGCTGACGAGATCGGCGTGAATAATGCGTCGTTCCGCGTGCACCACTTTGCACCACAGGGTGCGTCGCCGATGCCGCTACTGGGAGCCATCGTTGGCGCTACAAAGCACATCGAAGTGGGCACAGGCGTCATTGATATGCGCTAGCGCATGTATAGGTTGCGACACTGGTGACTCTCCATGACAAGTATTGAGCCATGGGTCACGCGTGAGCGCGGCACCATCTTGGCGCGTGTGCCGCCTCGCTCGCTTGGTACTTGGAGTCGGCAACCACAGGGGTGGCCTGGACCCGGCCCACTCAGATTCGCAGTCACGGGCCCCGGGCAGTACAATCGTCAACATGTCAGCATCTTCGTGCTCTGCCGCCTGCGCGGCAGTGACCAGGACCTCCCGCTAGCGGCGGGACGTCCTCCTCACACCACTTACCTCCTGGAACGTCCAGTCGCCTCGTGAACCATCCGGAGCGGCCCTTTGTGCTGCTCGAAACTCTTCAGAGCGAAGGAGCAATCGATGCTTTCAGGCATTTCCTCTTCTACCCGCGGGCTCAGTCCCGTTCCTGTGCGCGTATGGCTCGTGCTATGCGCGATGTCCATGCTGCAGTTCTTCATCGCGGTCGACGTGACCGTGGTCAACATTGCGCTGCCCTCAATCGGCGCGGACTTCGGCGTCGAGGGTCACTCCCTGACGTGGGTCGTGGTCGGTTACACCATCACCGGTGGCGGGCTGCTGATGCTCGGCGGACGACTCGGTGACCTTCTGGGCCGCCGCCGCACACTACTGGTCGGCACGACCCTCTTCGGCGCGGCATCACTGCTGGCGGGCCTGGCACCCTCGTTCCCGGTCCTGGTTGCCGCGCGCCTGCTCCAGGGAGCAGGCGAGGCCATCGCGCTGCCCGCGGCGATGGCGACCATCGTGCTGCTCTTCCCCGAGGGGCCGCGCCGGTCGCGCGCCTTGAGCGTGTGGGCCGCAGTGGCCAGCTGCGGACTGGTGCTCGGGTTCGCCCTTTCGGGGATCATCACCGCTCATCTGGGCTGGCGGTGGATCTTCCTAATCTCGGTTCCGTTCATCCTGGTCGTGATCGTGGCCGCGCTCGTACTGGTCCCGGCAGACCGGTCTCGGTCTCGTGAACGGGTCCGTCTGGACCTTCCGGGATCACTCCTGCTGACGGCCTGCCCGCTGCTGTTCGTCTACGCCGCGGTCGAGGCCGGCGAGCCTGGGACAAATCCGTGGGTGAGCGTGGCCGCGCTGGTCGGCTCGGTGCTAGCCGCCGTCGGGTTCGTGTGGGTCGAGTCGAAGTCGCAGAACCCGCTGGTTCCGCTGGCCTTCTTCGCGGACCGCGCGCGGCTGCGAGCGAACCTGACGACGATGCTGCTCAGCGGCGCGTTGTCGACTTCCTTCCTGCTGTTCACCTTCTACCTGCAGGAGAGGCTGGAGATCGGTCCGCTGGGGGCAGGTCTCACGATGCTGCCCCTGGCCGTAGCGCTGATCGCGGCCTCGGTGCTTGTTCCACGGCTGCTGGGGCGCTGGGGCGCACGCGCCTGCGTTCTGGTCGGGCTCACGGCTGCTGCGGGCGCGATGGCGGTGGTCGCGCTTGTGGCGGTCCTGGGCGGTGGGGCAGCGTGGCTGCTCCCTGCGATGCTGCTGATCGCGGCAGGAATGGGATTCGGACTCGTGGGTCTGCAGTACATCGCGGTCAGCGGGACCACCGACGAGGATGCCGGGATCGCATCGGGCGTCCAGCGAGCGGCGGACCAGCTCGGAGGAGCCAGTGGCGTGGCCGTGTACGTGGGCCTCGGGTTCGCCCCGGCCCTGCACGCCGGCGATCCCTTCGTGATCGCTGCGGTGCTCGCCGTCGCCGGGTTGGTCATCGGTGCCTTGGTCATCTCCCGGTCGCCGGCTAACACTGCGATGCAGCCGCAGGCCGAATAGCAGGAAAGAGATCGACTCTACGCCGCTGCTGAAAAAGCAGCGGCGTAGAGTTGCACCTACTTCTTCCACCGGGGCCACTTCGGCATCCCGCGGCTCTTCCACATCTCCACCAGGCTTGTAATCCAGCGGACGGAGGCGAACAGCCCGTAGCCGGACGCAACGAGGCCTATCGCGACCACGAGCCAGCGTCCGATCCCGAGCCACACAGTCCCGTTCACGTCCAGCGCCCACTGAGCGCCCGTGATGAGCCCGGCTACGGCCATCCAGAGCCCAGCGACGACCACGGTCACCGGCAGGAGTACGAGGCACATCGCGGCGGCAGCCGACCAGAGCTGACGGGCCTCCAGCTTCGCCGTGGCAGCGATGATCCGCTCGGCCCGCTCGTTCGAGGCGTCGAGATTCGCGGTCATCGTGGCGGTGGCCTCCCCGGAGACCTGCTCGACGGCCTTCTCGACCCGCTCCTCGGTGCGCTTCTCGATCCGCTGCACCGCGCCGCCGACCTGGCTCACGAGCTTCTGGTTCGCTGTGGCCTGCACCTTCAGACCCTCAATCGCCGAGGCCGTAGCCGCGCGATTCTTCTGCGCCTCCGCGACCAAGGTCCGCGACGCGGCGTTCAAGTTCTCGCCGTTGAGACTCTGCGCGAACTCGCCGAGCGTGCTCGCGATCTCGTTCTGCCTGCTCTCGATACTCGCGATCCTCGCGGACACGTCGCTGGAGGGCGAGGAGGTCGACGCCGGGGCTGTGATCCGCTCCAGTCGCCTCGTCGTCTCCTCGTCCATGACCTTCACGAACCCCGCGAGCTTCTTCTGCTGCTCGGTCAGCGTGGCGATCCTCGTATTCTGCGCCTCGACGGCGGCGAGGATCGAGGTCAACAGCTCCATCGTCTCCGGACTGCCGAGCTGCTGCTGCGACTGCACGGGCCCGTTCTGCTGCTTCAGCCTGTCGAGTGCTGCGCTCATGTTCCTGCTCCTTCTGCTGCTGGTGGTAGTCGAAGAACGCCTGCGCGCCCTCCGGGGTGAAGTCCGCCGAGAGAGCGCTCGTGCGCTTGCGGCGCTCAGCACGCCTGGACTCGCCGCGGCGGTCCTCGATGTAGAGCGTCCAGGTCTCCTGACCGGCACGCTTACCCTTCTTGCTGACCGGGCTGTGCAGACGCATCCGCGGCACCCGATCCCCGTCATCGCCGAGTTGCTGGCTCTGCTCCTCGATCACCGCTTCGAGACCGGCCTTGTCCACCGCGCGGGGATCGGCCAGCGCCGCGCTCATCCGGTCGCCCATCTCGCGGTCGAGCGACCCCTCGGCGAAGTCCTCGCGGCGCAGCTCCCAGTCCTTCGGCGCGTGCCCCAGCCGCTTCACGACCGAGAGCCCGTGCTCGCGCATCAGCTCGTCGTTCGCCGACTGGACGCCCTTCTGGTTCCCGGCCTTGCGGTCGTGGAATGTGCGGTAGTCCGAGAGCGCCTTTCCCGTGCGGTTGTTGTGATTGAGAACCAAAATATGATTGTGCGGCTTCTTTCCCCGCCCATCCACATGACTGACGACGAGGCAGTCGGAATCCGGGTGCATCTTCTTCGCGAGCTGGTAGCCCAGATCGTTCACCCGCTGCACGTGTTCGGGGTTCTTCGGGTCGAACTCCTCGTCGCTGAACGACTGGCGGTAGTGCAGCGCCTCGACCTCGCGCGTCGTGTTCTGCATGAGCGCCCGAGCGCGCGCCGAGAACGAGCCGGGGCCTCCCGGCACATCGCACGTGATCGCGACGCCCCGCTCGTCCTCCTTGCCACGGATATAGCGCTCCGTGTCGGCGGCGCTCGTGCTCGGGCTGTAGTGCGTCGTGCTCACGAGGCCGTCCGATCACCGAGCAGGGCGCGGACCTCGCGCAGCAGCTCGATCAGCTCGGGCACCTCCGCCGACAGCGCCACCGACTCACCAGCCCGCGCCCGGCGGTCCAGGTCGTTGACGTTGATCGCCAGCGGGCGGATCTGCGCGGCCAGCTCGCGCGCGTCCGCCGACACCTGCGCGCGCGCCTCGACCCCGAGCAGGTGCGCGGCCACGGCGGCGTCCAGTTCCTCGCTCCGAGAGGCGTGGAGGGCATCCCGGACGACGGCCCGCACCCACGTGCTCGGAGCCAGCCCGAGCCGCTTCGCACGAGTGCGAAGCGCCGCGAGCGTGGCCTCTCCGAAGTCGGTATCGAGCTTCGCGCGGCCCCCACGACGACGCTTCGCGCCGCCGTGACTCTGGCGCACAGCCTCCGCATCAGCCCGACCGGTGTTCACCTGGGAGTCGGTCTGCTGCTCCACCTGTACGCCAGAGTGGCAAGCAGTAGGCCTGTCGGACACATCGCTGACGCTCGTGTCCTCCAGCCCTGCTTGCGAGGGGCCTCCGGCCCCCTCGACCCCCTGGAGTACGGTGCTGTCGGCGCTCATGCGGCACCTCCGATCAGTGCCAGCGGCACGTCCGGGCTCCGCACCGCGAGCCCGCCCAGCAGCTCA
The Corynebacterium breve genome window above contains:
- a CDS encoding sodium/glutamate symporter — protein: MEYTPYDLLIDFGWISLLLIVGNVLRNRIHLLQQLLLPAPITAGLIGLVLGPEVLGWINFSDQIGTYTTLLIAVVFASMAYSMDLGGSVAKGARNMWAFSTTMFMFQWGLFILIGIFLFKPLFGTEDWFGMMLPVGFVGGFGTAAAVGSSLEGVGAEAASSLGFTSATVGTLVAIIGGVIVANWGIRTGRASQLAGELPEELRKGYIEKEDDRPSIGKATTNPSAIEPLALHGGFIVFSVLIAYLVNQFIGNQFENVSIPLFAMSFVIGLLGRLVLNLFKRPNYLDRETVTTISGAATDYLIAFGIASIVPAAVAQYWLELLILFALGTVFCLFYLFVMAPMFFGKKWLERGIFGWGWATAAVATGIALLKMVDPKLRSGTLNEYGVAYVGFAPFEIGMTIMAPIAVIAGFTGGFGWISFAIAAVITIAAFALKWVPVKGETAGRAGSVGGAR
- a CDS encoding NAD(P)-binding domain-containing protein, producing the protein MSPTEYPVIIIGAGQAGLAAAHEVQRRGITNFLILDANDGPGGAWRHRWDSLTLGKSHGIADLPGLPLDRPDPTVPASEVVAKYYGAYEQNFDLPVHRPARVAQVTGTGPFTGPLTVTLESGEQFTAEVVINATGTWDSPYIPYIPGINKFAGQQLHTKHYRRKEDFAGKRTLVVGGGLSAVQFLLELESVTETIWATRRPPQFVDGFGDSDWGLNVEKRVRENTFAGKLPASVVANTGIPLIDDYLAGVESGALVSRGMFNEINSTGVRFGASDSSTSNLVVPESWSPFPAGHEIDVDVIFWNTGFRAHLPHLAPLQLREPGGGITMADEVTPARNPRVLLAGYGSTASTVGANRAGRLAGRAAARLLSQ
- a CDS encoding GNAT family N-acetyltransferase, producing MGDDSAVTIRAAKGATEYPELVAIWRSAVRATHDFLTEEDFKRIEGNLAAMYFPAVSLIVAELNGKPVGFAGIAEGNLEMLFIENVARGRGIGTRLLHEAISNHGVTTVDVNEQNGGACAFYRSRGFVQVGRDELDGDGCPYPTLHLKLSSLLAG
- a CDS encoding MFS transporter; protein product: MLSGISSSTRGLSPVPVRVWLVLCAMSMLQFFIAVDVTVVNIALPSIGADFGVEGHSLTWVVVGYTITGGGLLMLGGRLGDLLGRRRTLLVGTTLFGAASLLAGLAPSFPVLVAARLLQGAGEAIALPAAMATIVLLFPEGPRRSRALSVWAAVASCGLVLGFALSGIITAHLGWRWIFLISVPFILVVIVAALVLVPADRSRSRERVRLDLPGSLLLTACPLLFVYAAVEAGEPGTNPWVSVAALVGSVLAAVGFVWVESKSQNPLVPLAFFADRARLRANLTTMLLSGALSTSFLLFTFYLQERLEIGPLGAGLTMLPLAVALIAASVLVPRLLGRWGARACVLVGLTAAAGAMAVVALVAVLGGGAAWLLPAMLLIAAGMGFGLVGLQYIAVSGTTDEDAGIASGVQRAADQLGGASGVAVYVGLGFAPALHAGDPFVIAAVLAVAGLVIGALVISRSPANTAMQPQAE
- a CDS encoding relaxase/mobilization nuclease domain-containing protein, which translates into the protein MSTTHYSPSTSAADTERYIRGKEDERGVAITCDVPGGPGSFSARARALMQNTTREVEALHYRQSFSDEEFDPKNPEHVQRVNDLGYQLAKKMHPDSDCLVVSHVDGRGKKPHNHILVLNHNNRTGKALSDYRTFHDRKAGNQKGVQSANDELMREHGLSVVKRLGHAPKDWELRREDFAEGSLDREMGDRMSAALADPRAVDKAGLEAVIEEQSQQLGDDGDRVPRMRLHSPVSKKGKRAGQETWTLYIEDRRGESRRAERRKRTSALSADFTPEGAQAFFDYHQQQKEQEHERSTRQAEAAERARAVAAAARQSGDDGAVDLDPRRRRGAEYEDRHADRAAEEARGVREGHGRGDDEATGADHSPGVDLLALQRRVREDREYREQAERDREHARRVRAESQRRELERRVADLGRGGAEESRGYGLGD